The following are from one region of the Paenibacillus sabinae T27 genome:
- the thiH gene encoding 2-iminoacetate synthase ThiH: MSFYESLMALEQLPFTELWKECGPEDVKRALAKDKLDEEDLLALLSPAAGQHLEEMAQKAQRLTRTHFGHVMQLFTPMYVADFCVNHCTYCSFSSIYDFPRKKLTLEEVEQEAAAIASTGLRHILLLTGESRRDSPVSYVKDCVTVLRKYFSSIGIEVNPLSQEEYKELAHAGVDGLTIYQEVYHRETYEKLHVKGPKRNFRARLDAPERGCQAGFRSVNVGALLGMYDWRQEAFMAAMHARYLQDRYPGCEIGLSPPRFRPYLGSFNPESDVTDRALVQIILAYRLFLPRSGITLSTREPARLRDRLVHLGVTKMSAGVSTEVGGHTGEGGTPQFEISDSRGVPEIREMLYRSGLQPVFKDWDILAESSI, from the coding sequence ATGAGCTTCTATGAATCGCTGATGGCGCTGGAGCAGCTGCCTTTTACGGAGCTGTGGAAGGAGTGCGGGCCGGAGGATGTGAAACGGGCGCTTGCCAAGGATAAGCTGGATGAAGAGGATCTGCTTGCCCTGCTGTCGCCTGCCGCGGGACAGCATTTGGAGGAGATGGCGCAGAAAGCGCAGCGCCTCACCCGTACTCATTTCGGTCATGTCATGCAGCTGTTTACCCCGATGTATGTCGCCGACTTTTGCGTCAATCACTGTACGTACTGCAGCTTCAGCTCCATTTATGATTTTCCGCGCAAAAAGCTGACGCTCGAAGAAGTGGAACAGGAAGCGGCGGCGATCGCCTCCACGGGACTTCGCCATATCCTGCTGCTGACGGGGGAATCGCGCCGGGATTCGCCGGTAAGCTACGTTAAAGATTGCGTCACCGTGCTCCGCAAGTATTTCTCCTCCATCGGCATCGAGGTCAATCCGCTGTCCCAGGAGGAATACAAAGAGCTGGCTCATGCGGGAGTGGACGGATTGACCATCTATCAGGAGGTATACCACCGGGAGACCTACGAGAAGCTTCATGTCAAAGGACCGAAGCGGAACTTCCGCGCCCGCCTCGACGCCCCGGAGCGGGGTTGCCAGGCAGGCTTTCGTTCCGTCAATGTCGGCGCGCTGCTCGGCATGTATGACTGGCGGCAGGAGGCCTTCATGGCCGCGATGCATGCGCGCTATCTTCAAGACCGTTATCCCGGCTGTGAAATCGGCCTGTCTCCTCCGCGGTTCCGCCCTTATCTGGGCAGCTTCAACCCGGAATCGGACGTGACCGACCGGGCGCTGGTGCAGATCATTCTGGCATATCGGCTGTTCCTTCCCCGTTCCGGCATTACCTTGTCCACCAGAGAACCCGCCAGGCTCCGCGACCGCCTAGTCCACCTGGGGGTCACCAAAATGTCGGCTGGCGTCTCTACCGAGGTTGGCGGGCATACGGGAGAAGGCGGAACGCCGCAGTTTGAAATTTCGGACAGCCGGGGCGTGCCGGAAATCCGGGAGATGCTGTACCGCAGCGGGCTGCAGCCGGTGTTCAAGGACTGGGATATTCTTGCCGAAAGCAGCATATGA
- a CDS encoding MerR family transcriptional regulator translates to MKIKEIAEKLGLSARAIRFYEEKGLIAPSKGNNQYREFSEQEVWRLQTVIALREAGMSVEDIRRALQEWEGRDHERLQYYLELQRSALFAKWLEIKSMIETADSMIEMVKKEGALKLDDLYALAEASRKLRGSRNWEDKWNYDSRAVLHDRNVRSAAEYAGYEEALELAVEWLVPVPGEKGLDIGTGTGNLAGKLMELGANMTGVDQSKEMLKQCGRKYPKLKTKLGNFLALPFIDERFDFAVSSFAFHHLAGEQQTLAAKEMRRVLKPHGRICIADLMLAEGDPAPLPEEDGYPSLSGLLAWFDGNGYITKHRRIQGRLHVVFAVPIR, encoded by the coding sequence ATGAAAATCAAAGAAATCGCGGAGAAGCTGGGCCTGTCGGCCAGGGCCATCCGGTTTTACGAAGAAAAGGGACTGATCGCCCCCTCAAAAGGTAATAATCAGTACCGCGAGTTCAGCGAGCAGGAAGTGTGGCGGCTTCAGACGGTGATCGCACTGCGGGAGGCGGGCATGAGCGTCGAAGATATCCGCAGGGCGCTGCAGGAGTGGGAGGGACGGGATCACGAGCGGCTTCAGTATTACCTTGAACTGCAAAGGTCCGCGCTGTTCGCCAAATGGCTGGAAATCAAGAGCATGATCGAAACGGCCGATTCGATGATTGAAATGGTCAAAAAAGAAGGCGCCTTGAAGCTGGACGATCTGTACGCGCTGGCCGAAGCTTCGCGCAAACTGCGGGGGAGCCGCAACTGGGAAGATAAATGGAACTATGACAGCCGGGCCGTCCTGCATGATCGGAATGTCCGCAGTGCCGCCGAATATGCAGGCTATGAAGAGGCCCTGGAGCTGGCAGTGGAGTGGTTGGTGCCGGTCCCCGGGGAAAAAGGGCTCGACATCGGCACGGGAACCGGCAATCTGGCCGGAAAATTGATGGAGCTAGGCGCGAACATGACGGGAGTCGACCAGTCGAAGGAAATGCTGAAGCAATGCGGCCGGAAATATCCGAAGCTTAAGACGAAGCTCGGCAATTTTCTGGCGCTGCCGTTCATTGACGAGAGATTCGACTTTGCCGTATCCAGCTTCGCCTTTCATCATCTTGCTGGGGAGCAGCAGACACTGGCCGCCAAGGAAATGCGCCGGGTGCTGAAGCCCCACGGCCGAATCTGCATTGCCGACTTGATGCTCGCGGAAGGGGACCCTGCGCCGCTGCCGGAAGAAGACGGTTATCCCTCGCTCTCCGGCCTGCTGGCCTGGTTCGATGGCAATGGCTATATTACGAAACACCGGCGCATCCAAGGTCGGCTGCATGTTGTATTTGCGGTTCCGATCCGCTGA